A genome region from Tolypothrix sp. PCC 7712 includes the following:
- a CDS encoding Uma2 family endonuclease, with the protein MTQAIPKLVTFEEFVDRLRENSGVRYELHNGEVVEMAQPVGEHEEVKGFLGIEIPFEIKRLGLPYIVPNQAIVRPPEKDSGYFPDLLVLNRANLGNEQLWKKESIVSNGASIPLVIEVVSTNWRDDYHLKYADYEEMGIPEYWIKDYAALGGRNFIGNPKQPTISVCNLVDGEYQISKFRDSDRIVSQTFPELNLTPIQIFQAGLL; encoded by the coding sequence ATGACCCAAGCCATACCCAAGCTAGTAACCTTTGAGGAATTTGTCGATCGCCTACGTGAAAATTCTGGGGTACGCTACGAACTACATAATGGGGAAGTCGTGGAAATGGCACAACCAGTAGGGGAACATGAAGAAGTTAAAGGGTTTTTAGGTATCGAAATTCCTTTTGAAATCAAACGTCTAGGACTCCCTTACATTGTCCCGAACCAAGCGATAGTTAGACCTCCCGAAAAAGATTCTGGTTACTTTCCAGATTTGTTGGTGCTAAATCGTGCAAATCTGGGAAATGAACAATTATGGAAAAAAGAATCTATTGTCAGTAATGGTGCATCAATACCTTTGGTAATTGAGGTTGTATCAACTAATTGGCGGGATGATTACCACTTAAAATATGCTGATTATGAAGAGATGGGTATTCCCGAATACTGGATTAAAGACTATGCGGCGTTGGGTGGACGTAATTTTATCGGTAACCCCAAACAACCTACAATCTCTGTCTGTAACTTGGTGGATGGAGAATATCAGATCAGCAAGTTTCGAGATAGCGATCGCATTGTCTCCCAAACCTTTCCCGAATTAAATCTCACCCCGATCCAGATTTTTCAAGCTGGTTTGCTGTAG
- a CDS encoding XisI protein yields MEGVTDKLTNYQQIVQQLLMGYALSKPAYGEIEVETIFDTQRNHYQIVHLGWQHKRWVHDCVIHLDIRNDKIWIFYNSTEHDIAADLVDLGVPKQDIVLGFHPPFMREMSDYAVG; encoded by the coding sequence ATGGAAGGAGTGACGGATAAATTAACCAACTATCAGCAAATAGTACAGCAATTGTTGATGGGTTACGCTCTAAGTAAGCCAGCTTACGGTGAGATTGAGGTTGAGACTATTTTTGATACGCAGCGAAATCACTATCAAATTGTGCATCTAGGTTGGCAGCATAAGCGCTGGGTGCATGATTGTGTAATACATCTTGATATTCGCAACGATAAAATCTGGATTTTTTACAATTCAACGGAGCATGATATCGCCGCAGATTTAGTCGATTTGGGTGTACCAAAACAAGATATTGTGCTAGGTTTTCATCCTCCTTTCATGCGGGAAATGAGTGACTATGCTGTGGGCTAA
- a CDS encoding Uma2 family endonuclease — translation MVASQQPPKMTVEEYLAWESQQDLRYEYVNGEVFAMTGGTIPHNDIALNFYTALRPHLRARGCRVNVSDVKVQLTPTSAYYYPDVVVSCDPQDLNARKFIQNPKIIVEVLSPGTSSKDRGEKFTNYLQMPSLQEYLLINSEKISVERYCRGEGRMWLYYPYTEGDIVTLSSIEFEIAIAHLYEGVVLGAEAE, via the coding sequence ATGGTAGCCTCCCAACAACCGCCAAAAATGACCGTCGAGGAATATCTTGCATGGGAATCCCAGCAAGACCTTCGGTACGAATATGTTAACGGCGAAGTATTTGCCATGACAGGTGGTACAATTCCCCACAATGACATTGCACTGAATTTTTACACAGCTTTACGTCCACATTTACGTGCTAGAGGTTGCCGAGTAAATGTGTCTGATGTAAAAGTGCAACTGACACCTACAAGTGCTTACTATTATCCTGATGTTGTTGTCAGTTGCGATCCTCAAGACCTCAATGCTCGTAAATTTATTCAAAACCCAAAAATAATTGTCGAAGTTCTCTCTCCTGGTACAAGTAGCAAAGATAGGGGAGAGAAATTCACTAATTACCTCCAAATGCCTTCTTTGCAAGAATATTTATTGATAAATTCCGAAAAAATCTCTGTCGAACGCTACTGTCGGGGGGAGGGAAGAATGTGGCTTTACTATCCCTACACTGAGGGAGATATAGTTACCCTATCCAGCATTGAATTTGAAATTGCGATCGCACATCTATATGAAGGGGTTGTATTGGGAGCAGAAGCAGAATAG
- the xisF gene encoding fdxN element excision recombinase XisF, which translates to MESWGYARVSGEEQQTDKGALRKQIERLQNAGCSKVYWDIQSRTTEVREGLQQLIHDLKTCAKGKVVSLQFTRIDRIGSSSRLFYSLLEVLRSKGIKLIALDQGVDPDSLGGELTIDMLLAAAKFEVRMVTERLKSERRHRVTQGKSHRVAPLGYRIDKDKYVRDDSPCVCLLQGRRELTISDVARYIFNTFFECGSVAATVRKLHSDFGIETKAFDWHKPEKSSRIISDDDLDKIVFTPAKANHPLRYPWSGLRWSIPGLKALLVNPVYAGGLPFDTYVKSKGKRKHFDEWKVKWGTHDDEAIITCAEHEQIKQMIRSNRHNRWASREDNEINPFSNLIKCAHCGGSMTRHAKRVDKQGQAIYYYQCRLYKAGNCSNKTMISSKILDIQVVDLLAQEAERLANLVETDEPIIIEEPPEVKTLRASLNNLETLPPSSAIEQIKNDLKEQIAIALGAINNASRESLIAKERIIRAFANKSYWQGLNAQDKRAILNGCVKKICVDGNFVTAIEYQY; encoded by the coding sequence ATGGAAAGTTGGGGTTACGCAAGGGTTAGCGGTGAGGAGCAGCAAACAGATAAAGGTGCGTTGCGTAAACAAATAGAACGCTTGCAAAATGCTGGATGTTCAAAAGTATACTGGGATATTCAGTCACGGACAACCGAAGTTAGGGAAGGACTACAACAATTAATTCATGACTTGAAGACATGTGCAAAGGGTAAGGTAGTATCTCTGCAATTTACCCGGATTGATCGGATCGGTTCATCATCACGTTTGTTTTATTCATTGTTGGAAGTATTGCGTTCCAAGGGAATTAAACTCATAGCTTTAGATCAAGGAGTTGATCCAGACAGTTTGGGTGGGGAATTAACTATTGATATGTTGCTTGCTGCTGCCAAATTTGAGGTCAGAATGGTAACTGAGAGGTTAAAGAGCGAACGCCGTCATCGGGTAACCCAAGGGAAAAGTCACCGAGTTGCACCATTAGGATACCGTATCGACAAAGATAAATATGTACGCGATGACTCTCCATGCGTTTGCTTGTTACAAGGGCGAAGAGAATTAACTATATCTGATGTAGCTAGATATATTTTCAATACTTTTTTTGAATGCGGTTCAGTTGCGGCTACTGTGCGTAAATTGCACTCAGATTTTGGCATAGAAACAAAAGCTTTTGATTGGCATAAACCAGAGAAATCTTCACGAATTATCAGCGATGATGACTTAGATAAAATTGTCTTTACACCAGCTAAAGCTAACCACCCCTTGCGTTATCCTTGGTCTGGTTTGAGATGGTCAATTCCAGGTTTAAAAGCATTATTAGTTAACCCTGTTTATGCAGGAGGTTTACCTTTTGATACTTATGTGAAATCAAAAGGTAAGCGCAAGCATTTTGACGAGTGGAAGGTGAAATGGGGAACCCACGACGATGAAGCCATCATTACCTGCGCTGAACATGAACAAATAAAACAAATGATCCGCAGTAATCGCCATAACCGATGGGCTTCTAGAGAAGATAACGAAATCAACCCATTTTCTAATTTAATTAAGTGCGCTCATTGTGGAGGCTCAATGACGCGCCATGCAAAACGAGTAGATAAGCAGGGACAAGCTATCTATTATTATCAGTGCCGTTTGTATAAAGCTGGCAATTGTAGTAATAAAACTATGATTTCCTCGAAAATATTAGATATCCAAGTTGTAGATTTATTGGCGCAAGAAGCCGAACGGTTAGCAAACTTAGTAGAAACAGATGAGCCAATTATTATCGAGGAACCCCCAGAAGTCAAAACTCTCCGCGCATCACTGAATAATCTGGAAACCTTACCACCAAGTTCAGCCATCGAACAAATCAAAAATGACCTCAAAGAACAAATTGCGATCGCACTGGGAGCAATCAATAATGCATCTAGAGAATCCTTGATTGCTAAAGAACGCATTATCCGGGCTTTTGCTAATAAAAGTTACTGGCAAGGACTTAATGCTCAAGATAAAAGAGCAATCCTCAATGGTTGCGTTAAAAAAATCTGTGTAGATGGTAACTTTGTCACAGCCATTGAGTATCAGTACTAG
- the nifS gene encoding cysteine desulfurase NifS, whose protein sequence is MQNNCIYLDNNATTKVDPEVVEVMLPYLTEYYGNPSSMHTFGGQLAKAVKTAREQLAALLGADESEIVYTSCGTEGDNAAIRAALLAQPDKRHIITTQVEHPAVLNVCKQLETQGYSVTYLSVNRQGQLDLNELEASLTGNTALVTIMYANNETGVVFPIEQIGLRAKEHGALFHVDAVQAVGKIPLNMKKSTVDMLTLSGHKIHAPKGIGALYVRRGVRFRPFLLGGHQERGRRAGTENVPGIIALGKAAELEMLHLEEATKRERRLRDRLEQTLLAQIPDCEVNGDTTQRLPNTTNIGFKYIEGEAILLLLNKYGICASSGSACTSGSLEPSHVLRAMGLPYTTLHGSIRFSLCRYTTEAEIDQVIAVMPEIVERLRALSPFKNDEAGWLQAQEQTLAHR, encoded by the coding sequence ATGCAAAACAACTGCATCTATCTCGATAATAATGCCACCACGAAGGTAGACCCAGAAGTTGTAGAGGTGATGTTGCCCTACTTAACGGAATATTACGGCAATCCCTCTAGTATGCATACCTTTGGCGGACAACTTGCCAAAGCAGTGAAAACAGCAAGAGAGCAACTTGCAGCCCTTCTGGGAGCAGATGAGTCGGAAATTGTTTACACTAGTTGCGGTACTGAAGGTGATAATGCAGCTATTCGCGCTGCACTGTTGGCACAACCTGACAAACGCCACATTATTACTACTCAAGTTGAACACCCAGCAGTACTCAATGTCTGCAAACAATTAGAAACTCAAGGTTATAGTGTTACCTATCTTTCGGTAAATCGTCAGGGGCAATTGGATCTCAATGAGCTAGAAGCTTCCTTGACAGGTAACACTGCCTTGGTAACGATTATGTATGCCAACAACGAAACTGGCGTGGTTTTCCCAATCGAGCAGATTGGATTGCGAGCGAAAGAGCATGGTGCTTTATTCCACGTCGATGCGGTGCAAGCAGTAGGGAAAATCCCTCTGAATATGAAGAAAAGCACCGTAGATATGCTTACCCTATCCGGTCATAAAATCCACGCTCCCAAAGGTATTGGCGCTTTGTATGTGCGGCGCGGCGTGAGATTCCGTCCCTTCTTACTTGGTGGACACCAAGAACGGGGACGGCGTGCGGGAACAGAGAACGTTCCAGGGATTATTGCTCTTGGCAAAGCTGCCGAACTGGAAATGTTACATTTAGAAGAGGCGACTAAGAGAGAAAGAAGGCTGCGCGATCGCCTAGAACAAACCTTACTCGCTCAAATTCCTGATTGTGAAGTTAACGGCGATACAACGCAGAGATTGCCCAACACAACTAACATCGGCTTCAAATACATTGAAGGAGAAGCCATTCTGCTACTGCTCAACAAATACGGTATCTGTGCCTCATCCGGTTCAGCTTGTACTTCTGGCTCTTTGGAACCTTCCCACGTCTTGCGGGCGATGGGCTTACCCTACACCACTTTACATGGTTCCATCCGCTTTAGCCTTTGCCGCTACACCACAGAAGCCGAAATTGATCAAGTAATTGCGGTTATGCCAGAAATTGTCGAACGTTTGCGCGCCCTTTCTCCCTTCAAAAATGATGAAGCGGGTTGGTTGCAAGCGCAGGAACAAACACTGGCTCATCGTTAG
- the nifU gene encoding Fe-S cluster assembly protein NifU produces MWDYTDKVLELFYNPKNQGVIEEVEQAGVKVATGEVGSIACGDALRLHLKVEVASDKILDARFQTFGCTSAIASSSALTEMIKGLTLDEALNVSNKDIADYLGGLPEAKMHCSVMGQEALEAAIYNYRGIARDVHDDDDEGALICSCFGISESKIRRVIRENNLTDAEQVTNYVKAGGGCGSCLANIDDIIKEVQQEAATPAINNYGVKVATDIATGKQSQLGLTNVQKIALIQKVLDEEVRPVLIADGGDVELYDVDGDRVKVLLQGACGSCSSSTATLKIAIEARLQDRVSKNLIVEAVEPFL; encoded by the coding sequence ATGTGGGACTACACAGATAAAGTATTAGAATTGTTTTACAATCCCAAAAATCAGGGAGTTATCGAAGAAGTTGAGCAAGCTGGAGTAAAAGTAGCGACTGGGGAAGTAGGTAGCATTGCTTGCGGTGATGCTTTGAGACTACACCTGAAAGTTGAAGTCGCCAGCGATAAGATTCTTGATGCACGCTTTCAAACTTTTGGCTGCACAAGTGCGATCGCATCTTCCAGTGCTTTAACCGAAATGATTAAGGGCTTAACCTTAGATGAAGCCTTAAATGTCTCCAATAAAGATATTGCAGATTACTTGGGTGGATTGCCAGAGGCAAAGATGCATTGCTCTGTGATGGGGCAAGAAGCGCTAGAAGCCGCTATTTATAATTATCGCGGCATTGCGCGAGATGTTCATGATGACGATGATGAAGGAGCGCTAATTTGTAGCTGTTTTGGCATCAGCGAATCCAAGATTCGGCGCGTGATTCGGGAAAATAACCTCACTGATGCAGAACAAGTAACAAATTATGTAAAAGCTGGTGGCGGATGCGGTTCCTGTTTAGCGAATATTGATGATATTATTAAAGAAGTTCAGCAAGAAGCCGCTACACCTGCAATCAACAACTACGGCGTGAAAGTTGCAACCGATATTGCTACTGGTAAACAATCACAACTCGGACTCACAAATGTGCAGAAAATTGCACTGATTCAAAAAGTCTTAGACGAAGAAGTCAGACCAGTTTTGATTGCTGATGGCGGAGATGTTGAACTTTATGATGTAGATGGCGATCGCGTCAAGGTTCTGCTTCAAGGAGCTTGTGGTTCTTGTTCTAGCAGTACAGCAACTCTCAAGATTGCTATAGAAGCCAGATTGCAAGATCGTGTCAGCAAGAACCTGATAGTTGAAGCCGTCGAGCCATTCCTCTAA
- a CDS encoding group I truncated hemoglobin, with product MSALYEKIGGQATLDKVVADLHKRIQADSSVNTFFAKTDMAKQRGHFVAFVAQLLEGPKQYAGRPMDKTHTGMNIQPQHFDVVAKHLSDAMAANGVSADDISAAMARVSNVKAAILNK from the coding sequence ATGAGCGCACTGTACGAAAAGATTGGTGGACAAGCAACTCTCGATAAAGTAGTTGCAGATTTGCACAAACGCATTCAAGCAGACAGCAGTGTGAATACATTCTTCGCTAAGACAGATATGGCGAAGCAACGTGGTCACTTTGTTGCTTTCGTAGCTCAGTTACTGGAAGGGCCAAAGCAATATGCAGGTCGTCCAATGGATAAAACCCACACAGGTATGAATATCCAGCCCCAACACTTCGATGTAGTTGCTAAACACCTCAGTGATGCAATGGCTGCAAACGGAGTATCTGCTGATGATATTAGCGCTGCAATGGCTCGTGTCTCAAATGTCAAAGCCGCTATTTTGAATAAGTAA
- the nifH gene encoding nitrogenase iron protein: MTDENIRQIAFYGKGGIGKSTTSQNTLAAMAEMGQRIMIVGCDPKADSTRLMLHAKAQTTVLHLAAERGAVEDLELEEVMLTGFRGVKCVESGGPEPGVGCAGRGIITAINFLEENGAYTDLDFVSYDVLGDVVCGGFAMPIREGKAQEIYIVTSGEMMAMYAANNIARGILKYAHSGGVRLGGLICNSRKTDREHELIETLAKRLNTQMIHFVPRDNIVQHAELRRMTVNEYAPDSNQSQEYRALAKKIINNDKLTIPTPIEMDELEALLIEYGILDDDSKHADIIGKPAEASAK; this comes from the coding sequence ATGACTGACGAAAACATTAGACAGATAGCTTTCTACGGTAAAGGCGGTATCGGTAAGTCTACCACCTCCCAAAACACCCTAGCAGCTATGGCAGAAATGGGTCAACGCATCATGATTGTAGGTTGCGACCCTAAAGCTGACTCCACCCGTTTGATGCTCCACGCTAAAGCTCAAACCACAGTTCTTCACTTGGCTGCTGAACGCGGTGCAGTAGAAGACTTGGAACTCGAAGAAGTAATGTTGACCGGTTTCCGTGGCGTTAAGTGCGTAGAATCTGGTGGTCCAGAACCCGGTGTAGGTTGTGCTGGTCGTGGTATCATCACCGCTATTAACTTCTTGGAAGAAAACGGTGCTTACACAGACCTAGACTTCGTATCTTACGACGTATTAGGTGACGTTGTGTGCGGTGGTTTTGCTATGCCTATTCGTGAAGGTAAAGCACAAGAAATCTACATCGTTACCTCTGGTGAAATGATGGCGATGTATGCTGCTAACAACATCGCTCGTGGTATTTTGAAATATGCTCACTCCGGTGGTGTGCGTTTAGGTGGTTTGATTTGTAACAGCCGTAAAACTGACCGGGAACACGAACTCATCGAAACCTTGGCAAAACGGTTGAACACCCAAATGATTCACTTCGTACCTCGCGACAACATCGTTCAACACGCAGAATTGCGTCGGATGACTGTTAACGAGTACGCTCCTGACAGCAACCAATCTCAAGAATACCGCGCATTAGCTAAGAAGATCATCAACAACGACAAACTCACCATTCCAACACCAATTGAAATGGATGAATTAGAAGCACTGTTGATCGAATACGGTATCCTCGACGACGATTCTAAGCACGCAGATATCATCGGTAAGCCTGCAGAAGCTTCCGCTAAGTAA
- a CDS encoding ribonuclease HI family protein codes for MDQETAIIHFDGGAVPNPGKAAAAAIIQWQGQTHTFSEFLGDRITNSVAEYNGLLLGLKEAKKLGIEQIKICGDSRLVINQVLGAWKVTVEHLKPLHFEATVLLAEFTKSQLFWVPRSENTAADAAATKCIKAN; via the coding sequence ATGGATCAAGAAACCGCGATTATTCACTTTGATGGCGGCGCTGTACCCAACCCTGGCAAAGCTGCCGCCGCCGCGATTATTCAATGGCAAGGACAAACCCATACATTTTCCGAGTTTTTAGGCGATCGCATTACTAACAGTGTCGCGGAATACAACGGGCTACTTCTTGGACTGAAGGAAGCAAAAAAGCTGGGCATAGAGCAGATCAAAATATGTGGGGATTCGCGCCTGGTGATCAATCAAGTCCTTGGCGCTTGGAAAGTGACCGTGGAGCATTTGAAGCCCTTGCATTTTGAGGCGACAGTGCTTTTGGCAGAATTTACCAAGAGTCAGCTTTTCTGGGTTCCACGCTCAGAGAACACCGCCGCCGATGCCGCCGCGACAAAGTGCATCAAAGCCAACTAG
- a CDS encoding GIY-YIG nuclease family protein, producing MLKSCCFKSERGIIELLPNAPALYLISDKGNLQYIGLTKELSRRIYEHNWRGSVPIRKTSLVHWLEGCHDHNLEKFLIYSIRPGYNLGRHNDRNREVCLWEILDGIPTQYEGYYLDRIDFAWSLLDSEDDQLMCKAANGIAYYYDALCLYFPEYRYIRAKWENARQQILKLYSGRVAAA from the coding sequence ATGCTTAAGTCCTGCTGCTTTAAAAGCGAGAGGGGAATTATTGAACTATTGCCCAATGCGCCAGCGCTGTACCTCATTAGCGACAAAGGAAATCTTCAATATATAGGGCTGACCAAAGAGCTTAGTAGGCGGATCTACGAACACAATTGGCGTGGTTCCGTTCCCATCAGGAAAACCTCGCTTGTGCATTGGTTGGAGGGATGCCACGATCACAACCTAGAAAAATTCTTGATCTACTCCATTCGCCCAGGTTATAACCTCGGCAGGCACAATGATCGCAACAGAGAGGTTTGCCTGTGGGAGATTTTAGATGGCATCCCAACGCAATATGAAGGCTATTATTTAGACCGCATAGATTTCGCCTGGAGCCTTCTAGACAGCGAGGATGATCAGTTGATGTGCAAAGCCGCCAATGGCATCGCTTACTACTACGATGCCCTCTGCTTGTACTTCCCCGAATATCGCTACATTCGCGCCAAATGGGAGAACGCCCGCCAACAGATTCTCAAGCTCTATAGCGGGCGTGTAGCCGCCGCATAA
- a CDS encoding HTH domain-containing protein, with the protein MILLDLEPIKSDISISALSEEIGISRTTIYKYKDLAEYILDFERDLPQL; encoded by the coding sequence ATGATTCTTCTAGACCTAGAGCCAATTAAAAGTGACATTTCTATTTCTGCTTTGAGTGAAGAAATAGGGATATCACGAACGACCATCTACAAATACAAAGACCTGGCGGAGTACATTCTCGATTTTGAGCGAGATTTACCCCAGCTTTGA
- a CDS encoding ribbon-helix-helix domain-containing protein, with protein sequence MGKATNPKPRMAYAIDTENKNFLDQWAEEEGRSTANLVERLLLDAIARKKQDSTLRVASTGSNTSDRKT encoded by the coding sequence ATGGGCAAAGCTACCAACCCAAAGCCTCGGATGGCTTACGCTATTGATACCGAAAATAAAAACTTTCTTGACCAATGGGCTGAAGAAGAAGGGCGCTCCACGGCTAATTTAGTAGAACGCTTGCTCTTGGACGCGATCGCTAGAAAAAAGCAGGACAGTACCCTGAGAGTGGCATCGACTGGGAGCAATACGAGCGATCGCAAAACTTAA
- a CDS encoding DUF3854 domain-containing protein translates to MLPHNPHNSRYWADLEALKQLCWSINGYPCLGITEGLFKAIAACSNDIPCVALAGVEQGLTSAKKDVQGKRYLVEALEMLARAGFGFIILFDADARTNKGVVQAQRKLANQLAKFNVPVYIGTGLWSVDQGKGMDEYIQNNGADQFKREVMGKVVDFASWEKQFKEENDQEGDRITQAVFIRQFAENYRARLSWNVPAKAWYWYEAKNKAGVWGEIPGEEAMDIVMTELEALGVDFSSNFVAGVITMLKAKLRVNDWEVASGLVCLEDCVIDIRTLEVKEHQPGYRFLSRLPFKWSDREVGCEPIKQWLLETCGNHMDWVEVIRAGMNATITERGGELQRYMELIGAGGTGKGTILRLVQSLLGKDNYAVTNLKELEQNRFESAKFYGKKAIFITDSERYAGDVSRLKAITGDDEIPIEKKGVQQTGNYRFPGVVWVAANEAIQSSDYTNALSRRRLSMSFERVIPPHQRRDLMEEFKPYLPGLLFWVLSMVADEVADYVRNTAKRVPSLGSFSAEVLLETNPLANWADQHLYYDPNTETKIGDATGEAGYCLYANYSQWASANGQGTMTTQRFSTNLLNLLRTQLGIDANKRKTNRGRFITMIGIRQPGHDFPPLISGVSDDPVKMLVTAETLASYDTQQSDDLFNSSYSNQSATNTTCLQSIEGVEDGNNGHFAPTSSPVRVSGRHQDGTESSPNHSQVVTNQPETVMVATNQNAQTLTSDDTQPISKQIIANWNDSQALGKIILAIADTEQLRQEVRFYSPEQLKHIKDAANEAWKPGCNSHGEYCGDKVELMEFGQQRDWRVRALGGGSIVSAARGNVSPWLGV, encoded by the coding sequence ATGCTGCCTCATAACCCCCATAACTCGCGCTACTGGGCTGATTTAGAGGCACTTAAGCAATTGTGTTGGTCAATCAATGGGTATCCTTGTTTGGGCATTACTGAAGGGCTATTTAAGGCGATCGCTGCCTGTTCTAACGATATTCCTTGTGTGGCGCTGGCTGGGGTAGAACAAGGACTGACATCAGCCAAGAAAGATGTGCAGGGCAAACGCTATCTAGTAGAAGCATTGGAAATGTTAGCCCGTGCTGGTTTTGGTTTCATTATTCTGTTTGATGCGGACGCACGAACCAATAAGGGCGTGGTGCAAGCCCAGCGTAAATTAGCTAACCAATTGGCTAAGTTTAATGTACCTGTGTACATCGGAACAGGTCTGTGGAGCGTTGACCAAGGGAAGGGGATGGACGAATATATCCAAAACAATGGCGCTGACCAGTTCAAGCGCGAGGTGATGGGCAAGGTGGTGGACTTTGCCAGTTGGGAGAAGCAATTTAAGGAGGAGAATGACCAGGAAGGCGATCGCATAACCCAGGCAGTTTTTATTCGGCAGTTTGCGGAAAACTACCGCGCTAGGCTGTCTTGGAATGTTCCCGCGAAGGCTTGGTACTGGTACGAAGCCAAAAACAAGGCTGGGGTTTGGGGTGAAATCCCAGGCGAAGAAGCGATGGACATTGTAATGACTGAGTTAGAAGCGCTAGGAGTTGACTTCTCCTCCAACTTCGTGGCGGGCGTTATAACCATGCTTAAAGCCAAGTTACGAGTGAACGACTGGGAGGTAGCATCTGGGCTTGTCTGTTTGGAAGATTGCGTGATTGATATTCGCACCCTAGAGGTCAAAGAACACCAGCCCGGATATCGTTTCCTCTCTCGTCTACCGTTCAAATGGAGTGACCGCGAGGTTGGGTGTGAGCCTATTAAGCAATGGTTACTAGAAACCTGCGGCAATCACATGGACTGGGTAGAAGTCATCCGGGCTGGCATGAACGCCACCATTACCGAACGCGGCGGCGAATTACAGCGCTACATGGAATTAATCGGCGCTGGCGGCACGGGTAAAGGCACTATCCTGCGCTTGGTGCAAAGCCTATTGGGTAAAGACAATTACGCTGTAACAAACCTCAAAGAGCTAGAGCAAAATCGGTTTGAGTCGGCTAAATTCTACGGGAAGAAAGCCATCTTCATTACTGACTCAGAGCGCTATGCAGGCGATGTAAGCCGATTAAAAGCCATTACGGGCGACGATGAAATCCCTATTGAGAAGAAAGGCGTACAGCAAACGGGTAATTATAGATTCCCTGGTGTAGTTTGGGTAGCCGCTAACGAAGCAATCCAAAGTTCAGATTATACCAATGCACTCTCGCGCCGCCGCCTCTCAATGAGCTTTGAGCGCGTCATTCCTCCCCATCAACGTCGCGACCTTATGGAGGAGTTTAAGCCGTATTTGCCAGGGCTGCTGTTTTGGGTGCTGTCGATGGTCGCAGATGAGGTGGCGGATTATGTTCGGAACACTGCCAAGCGCGTGCCTTCACTGGGAAGCTTTAGCGCCGAAGTCCTACTAGAAACCAATCCCCTTGCGAATTGGGCTGACCAGCACCTGTACTACGACCCCAACACTGAAACAAAAATCGGGGATGCCACAGGCGAGGCTGGTTACTGCCTTTATGCCAACTACTCGCAATGGGCATCAGCTAATGGGCAGGGTACGATGACCACCCAGCGCTTTTCTACAAACCTGCTTAACCTGCTCAGAACTCAGCTAGGAATTGACGCTAACAAGCGTAAGACCAACAGAGGGCGCTTCATTACTATGATTGGGATTCGCCAGCCTGGTCACGATTTCCCCCCACTTATTTCTGGGGTTAGTGACGACCCAGTGAAGATGTTAGTGACGGCTGAAACCCTTGCTAGTTATGATACTCAGCAAAGTGACGACCTTTTTAATAGTTCTTATAGCAACCAATCAGCAACCAATACTACTTGCTTGCAATCTATAGAGGGAGTTGAAGATGGTAATAATGGTCATTTTGCCCCAACATCATCACCCGTAAGGGTTTCAGGTCGTCACCAAGATGGCACAGAGTCGTCACCGAATCATTCTCAGGTCGTCACCAACCAGCCTGAAACCGTTATGGTCGCTACAAACCAAAACGCCCAAACCCTTACTAGTGATGATACTCAGCCGATTAGCAAGCAAATTATAGCCAATTGGAACGACTCGCAGGCGCTAGGAAAAATCATCTTGGCGATCGCCGACACTGAACAACTGCGTCAGGAAGTCAGGTTTTACAGCCCAGAGCAACTGAAGCATATTAAGGATGCTGCTAATGAAGCCTGGAAGCCTGGATGCAACTCTCACGGTGAATACTGCGGCGATAAGGTCGAGTTAATGGAGTTTGGACAGCAGAGGGATTGGAGGGTACGCGCTCTTGGCGGTGGCAGTATCGTTTCGGCAGCGCGAGGCAATGTATCGCCCTGGCTTGGTGTTTGA